The following are from one region of the Nicotiana tomentosiformis chromosome 7, ASM39032v3, whole genome shotgun sequence genome:
- the LOC138895825 gene encoding protein FAR-RED ELONGATED HYPOCOTYL 3-like, translating into MAGHISLSKSLKRALIAKDIAGLRPSKNIGATEVLAGGPENLGCTSKDYRNYILKSRKLQLQEGDAQSLLKFFSDMQQKDREFYYSLDVDRFGQLRNIVWVHSHSKIAYEEFHYVICLDTTYLVNRYNMPFASFVGVNQHR; encoded by the coding sequence ATGGCTGGACACATATCGCTTAGTAAGTCTCTTAAGAGAGCTCTTATAGCCAAAGATATTGCTGGCTTAAGACCCTCAAAAAATATAGGAGCCACTGAAGTACTTGCTGGTGGCCCCGAAAATCTGGGTTGTACATCAAAGGACTATAGAAATTATATTTTGAAGAGTAGAAAGCTTCAATTGCAAGAAGGGGACGCACAATCATTACTCAAGTTCTTCAGTGACATGCAGCAAAAAGATAGGGAATTTTACTACTCCTTAGATGTGGATAGATTTGGTCAACTTCGTAATATTGTATGGGTTCATTCACACTCTAAGATTGCATATGAAGAGTTCCATTATGTAATATGCCTTGATACCACATACCTTGTGAATCGATACAATATGCCATTTGCTTCATTTGTTGGTGTCAATCAGCATAGGTAG
- the LOC104098588 gene encoding 3-oxo-Delta(4,5)-steroid 5-beta-reductase gives MAVQDCKREESSPAEYVAVICGVTGLVGKELANQLLSTSKWKVYGICRRPEKISTSQNPRYHFIFCDLLNTSETQEKLSSLDDATHIFWVTWASQFPLDTPQICEQNKSMMNNALNAILPRAKALKHISLQTGTKHYVSLQNTCSTKQVCYYDEQCPRADSEYNFYYELEDLLKVKLTGKIAWSVHRPGLIIGSSHSAAFNFMGSLCVYGTICKHLNLPFVFGGKKECWEEMWVDGSDARLVAQQHIWAATNETFYSTYGQAFNAINGSNFTWKEIWPAIGLKFGVTVPENMFYPNFRIAEFMADKEQVWKEIVTKNDLVHTQMEEIANSKFLDVLFSCPKILCTRDKADRLGFTTRYHMLDSILHWVDVMRQEKLIP, from the coding sequence ATGGCTGTCCAAGATTGTAAAAGAGAAGAAAGTAGTCCAGCTGAATATGTTGCTGTCATCTGTGGAGTAACGGGGCTAGTGGGAAAGGAGCTAGCCAATCAGCTTCTCTCAACATCTAAATGGAAGGTATACGGCATATGTCGAAGGCCAGAAAAGATAAGCACATCCCAAAATCCACGTTATCATTTCATTTTTTGTGATCTCCTAAACACATCGGAAACCCAAGAAAAGCTATCTTCATTGGATGATGCCACTCATATATTTTGGGTGACTTGGGCAAGCCAATTTCCTCTAGATACTCCACAGATTTGTGAGCAAAACAAGAGCATGATGAATAATGCCTTGAATGCTATCCTCCCAAGAGCTAAAGCACTCAAACATATTTCTCTACAGACAGGAACCAAGCATTACGTCTCATTACAAAACACATGTTCTACTAAACAAGTTTGTTATTACGACGAGCAATGTCCCAGAGCTGATTCTGAGTATAACTTCTATTATGAACTGGAGGACTTGCTCAAGGTGAAATTAACAGGTAAAATAGCATGGTCAGTCCACAGACCGGGTTTGATCATAGGCAGTTCTCATAGTGCAGCTTTTAATTTTATGGGAAGTTTGTGTGTCTATGGAACAATTTGTAAGCATTTGAATCTGCCTTTTGTATTTGGTGGGAAAAAGGAATGTTGGGAAGAGATGTGGGTGGATGGATCAGATGCAAGACTAGTTGCTCAGCAGCATATATGGGCAGCCACCAATGAAACATTTTACTCCACATATGGCCAAGCTTTTAATGCGATAAATGGCTCAAACTTTACGTGGAAAGAGATTTGGCCTGCTATTGGCTTAAAATTTGGGGTCACAGTTCCTGAAAACATGTTCTATCCAAATTTTAGAATCGCCGAATTCATGGCAGACAAGGAACAAGTGTGGAAGGAAATTGTCACCAAAAATGACCTGGTTCATACCCAGATGGAGGAGATAGCAAATTCCAAATTCCTAGACGTTCTCTTTAGTTGCCCCAAGATTTTATGTACAAGAGACAAGGCAGATCGACTTGGATTTACAACAAGGTATCATATGTTGGATTCAATTTTACATTGGGTTGATGTTATGAGACAAGAAAAGCTTATCCCATAA